A region from the Aphis gossypii isolate Hap1 chromosome 1, ASM2018417v2, whole genome shotgun sequence genome encodes:
- the LOC114131056 gene encoding mucin-2-like yields MEGWRHLKLVCGVSALLFAACLARPQDSSAVAATVKEVPQRPMTLTNGYHPSSFPFNNGEPFVVDPNSGSIDFNTKPPSGAAQRSDDYYDYDATKLEEVPFDYKGDPIDRKDVAGPGLLPRPNDIAPTKNKQTDIYQFLNLPVKYSSSDRFPLMSSSYANTKIQGSGGSSPSSPLSNHKMPSASTQTPTVVTSPTTTASSWYNTVKFTTVRPTTAPTRAPTTRAPTTTTTPAPVQQQEEYEYDYDYPHPQEPTLHHETTTTQAAISSTTTTTTSTTTTTLNPTTAVHLTNPPPPLSSSSSFFITPEPSTAATSISPSSTTTTPSAPTTLPVVNKTAGSVQVTTARPEIDSKLDGTSFADYDDAIKPAEKPHPQEMYGQHFKPLNGNYQFGGDKPYPLITNSKVPMTFTAHVSSGISLNQPKDQPSNIKPPPAPVSEEPIYSSRPLRPENIEDTVKPEETAVYENSRVTFNSGKPDSPINPELASPYLKPKPTKPNGNPDQFETVYYKVRPDTYNTQQLPSTVSNRPTNPLIQSRPYQPEPPVIKTSQDIPRKPVNTELQMSQGRPPPYPIQPDVYVKNKPQYTPPQSQPDTSKFKPPKHVINHFIKTQPNEDNKSYALQTSFSIGMDGERTDARPAQGIGQVLMVEDGSSEIEVNHTVPIKTKSTTSIPLVPPPRPIQKQQPPYPRPQWENAPKPPTYYPPPKRDGAIPPPQRPNLPNILPQFRPNARVDTPPTVPQSHSATIERVQIPIDHLRPPPLPKPQFLKVDRNDDSIDEEIPNIPEKETRILQRPGPQPAKVTTLQMIQHGTPTKLRDDNKENPVHIIYAANTPPKPSEKIIDDSVMLDVNDRSDVPILKTKTSNIKPTKMDFPYQIVKPDENQNGSSLEYTAYSPTKLDTIKPNIDQELVPNLQDYVPIVTRDSTSNVVVSQKPITATLKTSEDNHKIVDEGHKPQLQNFQIPFQPSLKLPENSNGWSVVRKSQIDNASERIDETGDVVGSTEKFDPDNFKPQLVGGFMPISPPSEDVKEKQTVEQSERARRFIRD; encoded by the coding sequence ATGGAGGGGTGGCGGCATCTGAAGTTGGTGTGTGGTGTCTCGGCGCTGTTATTCGCTGCGTGTTTGGCCCGGCCACAGGATTCCTCCGCTGTCGCAGCCACCGTCAAAGAAGTGCCGCAGAGACCTATGACTCTGACCAATGGCTACCATCCATCATCGTTTCCGTTCAACAACGGTGAACCATTCGTCGTTGATCCCAACTCAGGTTCAATAGACTTCAATACTAAACCACCTTCGGGCGCGGCCCAGAGGTCCGATGACTATTATGATTACGACGCTACAAAGTTAGAGGAGGTGCCATTCGACTATAAGGGCGATCCAATTGACAGGAAAGACGTGGCGGGACCAGGTCTGCTGCCTAGGCCCAACGATATTGCACCCACCAAAAACAAGCAGACGGACATCTATCAATTCCTGAACCTGCCCGTAAAGTATAGCTCTAGTGATCGGTTTCCGCTCATGTCCAGCTCATACGCCAACACAAAAATTCAAGGGTCAGGCGGGTCGTCGCCATCGTCGCCACTCAGCAATCACAAGATGCCATCCGCTTCAACTCAAACACCAACGGTAGTAACTTCTCCCACTACTACTGCTTCGTCATGGTACAATACCGTCAAGTTTACTACCGTTAGGCCCACTACTGCTCCGACTCGTGCCCCGACAACTCGTGCCCCGACAACTACCACGACGCCGGCCCCGGTTCAACAGCAAGAGGAATATGAATACGATTACGACTACCCTCACCCACAAGAACCGACGTTACACCATGAAACCACTACCACACAGGCAGCGATCAGTTCCACGACCACTACCACTACTTCCACCACCACTACCACCTTGAATCCGACCACAGCCGTTCATCTCACCAATCCGCCTCCaccgttgtcgtcgtcgtcgtcattcTTTATTACTCCTGAACCATCCACTGCTGCCACGAGCATATCACCGTCTTCAACCACAACGACACCATCAGCTCCGACTACCTTGCCCGTCGTCAACAAAACTGCGGGCTCTGTGCAGGTAACTACTGCCAGACCAGAGATCGATTCCAAACTGGACGGAACATCATTTGCTGATTACGACGATGCGATCAAACCAGCAGAGAAACCACACCCACAGGAGATGTATGGTCAACACTTTAAACCCTTAAACGGAAACTATCAGTTCGGCGGTGATAAACCGTATCCATTGATCACCAACAGCAAAGTGCCAATGACGTTCACCGCTCACGTATCATCTGGTATATCGTTGAACCAACCGAAGGATCAACCGTCGAATATCAAACCACCCCCAGCACCGGTATCGGAGGAACCGATATACTCATCTAGGCCTTTGCGCCCAGAAAATATAGAAGATACAGTAAAACCCGAGGAAACTGCTGTGTATGAAAATTCCAGAGTGACGTTTAATAGCGGTAAACCTGATTCTCCGATAAACCCAGAACTAGCATCGCCGTATTTAAAACCCAAACCGACAAAACCGAATGGAAATCCTGATCAGTTTGAAACAGTTTACTACAAAGTCAGGCcggatacatataatacacaacAACTTCCTAGTACGGTTTCAAACCGACCAACGAATCCTTTAATCCAAAGTCGACCATATCAACCAGAGCCGCCTGTAATAAAAACTTCCCAAGACATACCTAGAAAACCGGTGAATACAGAGCTTCAAATGTCTCAAGGACGACCACCACCATATCCGATACAACCAGATGTATATGTCAAAAATAAACCACAATACACTCCTCCACAGAGCCAACCAGATACATCTAAGTTTAAACCACCCAAACATGTGATAAACCATTTCATAAAAACCCAGCCTAACGAAGACAATAAAAGCTACGCTCTTCAAACTTCTTTCTCGATTGGTATGGACGGAGAACGGACAGATGCACGTCCAGCACAAGGTATCGGACAAGTTTTAATGGTTGAAGACGGTTCTTCTGAAATCGAAGTTAATCATACGGTACCAATTAAGACCAAATCAACTACGTCAATTCCACTCGTTCCTCCACCAAGACCTATCCAGAAACAACAACCACCGTATCCAAGACCTCAATGGGAGAACGCACCAAAACCTCCAACATATTATCCACCTCCAAAACGCGATGGCGCCATACCTCCACCACAAAGACCAAATTTACCCAACATTTTACCTCAATTCAGACCAAACGCCAGAGTCGATACACCACCAACGGTACCTCAATCACATTCCGCGACCATTGAAAGAGTTCAAATTCCAATAGATCATCTAAGACCCCCACCCCTTCCAAAACcccaatttttaaaagtagacAGAAATGATGATAGTATTGATGAAGAAATTCCAAATATACCAGAAAAAGAAACAAGAATTTTGCAAAGACCCGGACCACAACCAGCAAAAGTGACTACTTTGCAAATGATCCAACACGGAACTCCGACAAAATTGAGGGatgataataaagaaaatcctgtacatattatttatgcagCAAACACTCCACCAAAACcatctgaaaaaataatagatgattCCGTAATGCTAGACGTAAATGATAGATCTGATGttccaatattaaaaactaaaacttctAATATCAAGCCTACAAAAATGGACTTCCCATATCAAATCGTTAAACCTGATGAAAATCAAAACGGATCTTCGTTGGAGTATACAGCATATAGTCCAACAAAATTAGATACAATCAAACCAAATATTGATCAAGAATTAGTGCCAAACCTTCAAGATTATGTTCCAATTGTAACTCGTGATTCTACTTCAAACGTTGTGGTTTCGCAAAAACCAATTAcggctacattaaaaacatcagAAGATAATCATAAGATAGTTGATGAAGGTCACAAACCACAATtgcaaaattttcaaatacccTTTCAGCCAAGTTTAAAATTGCCAGAAAATAGTAATGGATGGTCAGTCGTAAGAAAATCACAAATTGATAACGCTTCTGAGAGAATAGATGAAACTGGTGATGTGGTTGGGTCTACAGAGAAGTTCGATCCAGATAATTTTAAACCGCAATTAGTTGGAGGTTTTATGCCAATAAGTCCTCCTTCAGAAgatgtaaaagaaaaacaaacagTTGAACAATCTGAAAGAGCAAGAAGATTTATAAGAGATtaa